From Streptomyces sp. NBC_00775, one genomic window encodes:
- a CDS encoding four-helix bundle copper-binding protein — protein MQQHGTMNAMTKEMQDCVEACMSCHTVCEETMSSCMQMGGQAQMQIMRALMDCSEMTRMCADMMMRRSPMSAEMCVLCAKACDMCAEACMSMPDDPQMMRCAESCRRCAEMCRTMAGARM, from the coding sequence ATGCAGCAGCACGGAACCATGAACGCCATGACCAAGGAGATGCAGGACTGCGTCGAGGCGTGCATGTCCTGCCACACCGTGTGCGAGGAGACCATGAGCTCGTGCATGCAGATGGGCGGACAGGCCCAGATGCAGATCATGCGCGCACTCATGGACTGCTCCGAGATGACCCGCATGTGTGCCGACATGATGATGCGCAGGTCGCCCATGTCGGCCGAGATGTGCGTCCTGTGCGCCAAGGCGTGCGACATGTGCGCCGAGGCGTGTATGTCCATGCCGGACGATCCCCAGATGATGCGCTGCGCCGAGTCCTGTCGCCGCTGCGCGGAGATGTGCCGCACGATGGCGGGCGCACGGATGTGA
- a CDS encoding CbrC family protein: MTDPAAPPPLPYFPYHPDPLATGSLVPSRTRCACCGQPRGYVYAGPVYAVAGLSHALCPWCLADGSAAARYEAQFTEVDGRVPADVVRTVEQRTPGFGGWQQERWLTHCEDAAVFLGRAGIRELTPHPDALEALAADFGEEFLSVLDADGQPTAYLFRCRHCARHLAYADFT, from the coding sequence GTGACCGACCCCGCCGCCCCGCCGCCCCTGCCCTACTTCCCGTACCACCCCGACCCGTTGGCCACGGGCTCGCTGGTGCCGTCGCGGACGCGCTGCGCGTGCTGTGGGCAGCCACGCGGTTACGTGTACGCGGGACCGGTGTACGCCGTCGCCGGCCTCAGCCATGCGCTGTGCCCGTGGTGCCTCGCGGACGGCAGCGCCGCCGCGCGCTACGAGGCGCAGTTCACCGAGGTGGACGGCCGCGTGCCGGCGGATGTCGTGCGCACCGTCGAGCAGCGCACCCCGGGCTTCGGTGGCTGGCAGCAGGAGCGGTGGCTGACTCACTGCGAGGACGCTGCCGTCTTCCTCGGCCGTGCCGGGATCCGCGAACTGACGCCGCACCCGGACGCACTGGAGGCCCTGGCCGCGGACTTCGGTGAGGAGTTCCTGTCCGTTCTGGACGCCGACGGCCAGCCCACGGCCTACCTCTTCCGCTGCCGTCACTGTGCACGGCACCTGGCCTACGCGGACTTCACATGA
- a CDS encoding class I SAM-dependent methyltransferase has protein sequence MRRPAETFDAIERTMWDGRAEAYAASFARLCAYPVGALLDAAEVTAGTYLLDAGTGTGTAAMAARRRGARVRAVDADAGMVAAARAAGVDARLAALPELPFADGEFDAVVANFVLNHVGRPRAALAELRRVLRPGSRLVLTLWSARRGAGQDLLVRACEAGGAVPPAGLPRRDPAEDFARTPEGLAELLEEAAFTAVESTELEWDHRATVEEWWGGAAAGVATIGLVVTSQEPETVVRIRQEYERLSGEFADGGGRLALPHVALLAHARA, from the coding sequence ATGAGGCGCCCGGCGGAGACCTTCGACGCCATTGAGCGGACCATGTGGGACGGGCGGGCAGAGGCCTACGCGGCAAGCTTCGCGCGGCTGTGTGCGTACCCGGTGGGGGCGCTGCTCGACGCGGCGGAGGTGACGGCGGGGACGTACCTCCTCGATGCCGGCACCGGGACGGGGACGGCGGCCATGGCGGCGCGGCGGCGCGGGGCGCGCGTCCGTGCTGTGGACGCCGACGCGGGGATGGTGGCGGCCGCGCGTGCCGCCGGTGTCGATGCCCGCCTCGCCGCCCTGCCGGAACTTCCCTTCGCCGACGGTGAGTTCGATGCCGTCGTCGCCAACTTCGTCCTCAACCATGTCGGCCGCCCGCGCGCCGCGCTCGCCGAACTGCGCCGCGTACTGCGCCCCGGCAGCCGCCTTGTGCTGACTCTGTGGAGCGCCCGGCGCGGCGCCGGGCAGGACCTGCTCGTGCGGGCCTGCGAGGCGGGCGGGGCCGTACCGCCGGCCGGTCTGCCCCGGCGCGACCCGGCCGAGGACTTCGCCCGGACGCCGGAAGGGCTCGCGGAGCTGCTGGAGGAAGCCGCGTTCACCGCGGTGGAATCCACCGAACTGGAGTGGGACCACCGCGCCACCGTCGAGGAGTGGTGGGGCGGCGCCGCGGCCGGCGTCGCCACCATCGGCCTCGTCGTCACCTCGCAGGAACCGGAGACGGTCGTACGGATCAGGCAGGAGTACGAGCGGTTGAGCGGCGAGTTCGCGGATGGGGGAGGGCGGCTGGCCCTCCCCCATGTCGCGCTGCTCGCCCACGCGCGGGCGTAG
- a CDS encoding LCP family protein encodes MNDWPDGWSGDNRSNGGNGGNRYGRGSAGAQPEGARVMRQVRRGPAAPAPGGPAAPPSYGGVPQQPTYDGQGYDDQYDSGYNTGQVYGSPNGPGGPQGPGGGGSRGPRPAPNWRRRIKWTAITLVTLLVVVSVSTYFWADSKLHRDVDLSTVIDRPDAGEGTNYLIVGSDSRAGMSAAEKKKLHTGSAEGKRTDSMMILHTGDNGSTLISLPRDSNVTIPTYKGSTSGKTFQGTGRQVKLNAAYAEDGPTLLVRTIEANTGLHIDHYVEIGFAGFASIVDAVGGVEMNLDQGFKDKYSGADFKKGKQTLNGEQALAFVRTRHAFAASDLQRTKNQQKFLAALAHQVATPGTILNPFKLYPTMGAGLDSLTVDKDMSLWDLADMFWAMKGVTGGDGTSMNMPVSGSTGGNLVWDKAKVKTLVNELQNDEKVTVSGN; translated from the coding sequence ATGAACGATTGGCCCGACGGGTGGTCCGGAGACAACCGCAGCAACGGCGGCAACGGCGGCAACCGCTACGGACGCGGCAGCGCAGGCGCACAGCCTGAGGGCGCCCGCGTCATGCGGCAGGTCCGGCGTGGTCCGGCGGCGCCCGCTCCGGGCGGCCCGGCCGCGCCGCCGTCGTACGGCGGGGTGCCCCAGCAGCCGACGTACGACGGGCAGGGGTACGACGACCAGTACGACTCCGGCTACAACACGGGCCAGGTGTACGGGTCCCCGAACGGGCCCGGCGGTCCGCAGGGCCCCGGCGGTGGCGGCTCGCGCGGCCCGCGCCCCGCGCCGAACTGGCGGCGCCGGATCAAGTGGACCGCGATCACGCTGGTCACGCTGCTGGTCGTGGTGTCCGTGAGCACGTACTTCTGGGCGGACTCCAAGCTCCACCGTGACGTGGATCTCTCGACGGTCATCGACCGGCCCGACGCGGGCGAGGGCACGAACTATCTGATCGTCGGTTCCGACAGCCGCGCCGGCATGTCCGCCGCGGAGAAGAAGAAGCTGCACACCGGGTCCGCCGAGGGCAAGCGCACGGACTCGATGATGATCCTGCACACCGGCGACAACGGCTCGACCCTCATCTCGCTGCCCCGCGACTCGAACGTGACGATTCCCACGTACAAGGGATCCACGTCCGGCAAGACCTTCCAGGGCACGGGCCGCCAGGTGAAGCTGAACGCGGCGTACGCGGAGGACGGGCCGACGCTGCTGGTCCGCACCATCGAGGCCAACACCGGTCTGCACATAGACCACTACGTGGAGATCGGCTTCGCCGGCTTCGCGAGCATCGTCGACGCGGTCGGTGGCGTGGAGATGAACCTCGACCAGGGCTTCAAGGACAAGTACTCGGGCGCGGACTTCAAGAAGGGCAAGCAGACCCTCAACGGCGAGCAGGCCCTCGCCTTCGTCCGCACGCGGCACGCCTTCGCGGCGTCGGACCTCCAGCGCACGAAGAACCAGCAGAAGTTCCTGGCGGCCCTGGCGCACCAGGTCGCGACGCCGGGCACGATCCTGAACCCCTTCAAGCTGTACCCGACGATGGGTGCGGGCCTGGACTCGCTCACCGTCGACAAGGACATGAGCCTGTGGGACCTGGCCGACATGTTCTGGGCGATGAAGGGCGTGACCGGCGGCGACGGCACGTCCATGAACATGCCGGTCTCCGGCTCCACGGGCGGCAACCTCGTCTGGGACAAGGCCAAGGTGAAGACGCTGGTGAACGAGTTGCAGAACGACGAGAAGGTGACGGTGAGCGGCAACTGA
- a CDS encoding acyl-CoA thioesterase codes for MTDQAPTPESDIPGKPTSASRTTLSHIMTHNDTNLLGTVHGGVIMKLVDDAAGAVAGRHSGGPAVTASMDEMAFLEPVRVGDLVHVKAQVNWTGRTSMEVGVRVLAERWNEAAPAQQVGSAYLVFAAVDADGKPRRVPPVLPETDRDERRCQEAQIRRTHRLARRRAIMELREKRAAEGLDD; via the coding sequence ATGACAGACCAGGCGCCCACCCCGGAATCCGATATTCCGGGCAAGCCGACTTCCGCGTCCCGGACCACCCTCAGCCACATCATGACCCACAACGACACCAACCTTCTCGGCACGGTGCACGGCGGAGTCATCATGAAGCTCGTCGACGACGCGGCGGGTGCGGTGGCCGGGCGGCACTCCGGCGGGCCCGCCGTCACCGCCTCCATGGACGAGATGGCCTTCCTGGAACCCGTCCGCGTAGGCGACCTCGTCCATGTGAAGGCTCAGGTCAACTGGACCGGACGTACCTCGATGGAGGTCGGCGTCCGCGTCCTCGCCGAGCGTTGGAACGAGGCCGCGCCGGCCCAGCAGGTCGGCTCGGCCTACCTCGTCTTCGCCGCCGTCGACGCCGACGGCAAGCCCCGCCGCGTCCCCCCGGTGCTCCCGGAGACCGACCGCGACGAGCGCCGCTGCCAGGAGGCCCAGATCCGCCGCACCCACCGCCTGGCCCGCCGCCGCGCGATCATGGAACTGCGCGAGAAGCGCGCGGCGGAAGGCCTCGACGACTAG